One genomic segment of Paenibacillus sp. FSL H8-0332 includes these proteins:
- a CDS encoding ABC transporter ATP-binding protein — translation MQVIIYYVRQLQRLSGVKLYLNLLGMVISGLLESSAILLLVPMLGMAGIQLGGAAAGYHLPMLGFISELPQSTALLLVLGSYVLIVLCQNLIARFVAIRNVEIQQTYGRQLRYEVYSALLRAQWSFFLRKRTSDLINMMTTELARVLAGISGFLQLLTSLLFTLVQIAFAFWLSPKMTLAVLVCAALLSIFSRRFIRKAKRLGSRSTELGKTYLGGITDQLNGIKDIKSNNLEQSRLEWLHAFTGEVKQEQLDYTRLRSNSQLLYKLSATLLIALFIFVSFRFMQVAGPNLLLVILVFTRLWPTFSTLQSLLEQLASVVPSFKQLQSLQEECLAAVEHEPDQGVEQVSPMTLEHGLEARNVDFRYHADEPQYSLQNVNVRIPARKMTAIVGRSGAGKSTLVDLLMGLMQPENGEILADGQPVTGERLLSYRRSIGYVAQDPFLYNATIRDNLMMIKPDAEEAELWEALEFASSADFVRKLPDGLDTLLGDRGVRLSGGERQRLVLARAIIRKPSILVLDEATSALDTENEQRIQEALERIKASVTVIVIAHRLSTIRGADQILVIDQGRVIQQGVYSGLASEKGGMFSRLLKGQEEARYTNGDIRTQA, via the coding sequence ATGCAAGTTATAATCTACTACGTCCGGCAGCTTCAGCGGTTGTCGGGCGTGAAGCTGTATCTTAATCTGTTGGGCATGGTGATCAGCGGTCTGCTCGAGAGCTCCGCCATTCTGCTGCTGGTTCCCATGCTTGGCATGGCCGGTATTCAGCTGGGCGGCGCGGCGGCGGGCTATCATCTTCCTATGCTCGGATTCATCAGTGAACTGCCGCAGTCCACAGCGCTGCTGCTGGTGCTGGGCAGTTATGTTCTAATTGTGCTCTGCCAGAATCTGATCGCAAGGTTCGTGGCGATCCGCAATGTTGAGATTCAGCAGACCTATGGCAGGCAGCTGCGCTATGAGGTCTATAGCGCATTGCTGCGGGCGCAGTGGTCTTTTTTTCTTAGGAAGCGCACCTCTGATCTGATCAATATGATGACCACCGAGCTGGCCAGAGTCCTGGCGGGTATCAGCGGCTTCCTGCAGTTGCTCACTTCGCTGTTGTTCACTCTGGTGCAGATTGCCTTTGCCTTCTGGCTGTCCCCCAAGATGACACTGGCGGTTCTCGTCTGCGCGGCGCTGCTGTCCATCTTCTCCCGGCGGTTCATCCGTAAGGCGAAGAGGCTGGGCAGCCGCAGCACGGAGCTGGGCAAGACGTATTTGGGCGGCATTACCGATCAGCTGAACGGAATCAAGGATATCAAAAGCAATAATCTGGAGCAGTCCCGCCTCGAATGGCTGCATGCCTTCACCGGCGAGGTCAAGCAGGAGCAGCTGGACTACACGCGCCTGCGCTCCAACTCCCAGCTTCTGTATAAGCTGTCTGCCACGCTGCTGATTGCCCTATTTATCTTCGTCTCCTTCCGGTTCATGCAAGTGGCGGGGCCGAATCTGCTGCTGGTTATTCTCGTCTTCACCCGGTTGTGGCCGACCTTCTCGACGCTACAGTCGCTGTTGGAGCAGCTGGCCTCGGTAGTGCCATCCTTCAAACAGCTGCAATCGCTGCAGGAAGAATGTCTGGCTGCTGTTGAGCATGAACCGGATCAAGGCGTAGAACAGGTGTCGCCTATGACGCTGGAGCACGGTCTGGAGGCCCGGAATGTCGATTTCCGTTATCATGCGGACGAGCCGCAATATTCACTCCAGAACGTGAATGTGCGGATTCCCGCCCGGAAGATGACGGCGATAGTCGGACGTTCAGGCGCCGGCAAAAGCACGCTCGTCGATCTGCTCATGGGACTGATGCAGCCGGAGAACGGGGAGATTCTGGCGGACGGTCAGCCGGTCACGGGGGAGCGGCTGCTGTCCTACCGGAGATCCATCGGGTATGTGGCACAGGACCCGTTCCTGTATAACGCGACCATCCGCGATAATCTGATGATGATCAAGCCGGATGCAGAGGAAGCGGAGCTGTGGGAGGCGCTGGAGTTTGCTTCCTCGGCGGACTTTGTCCGCAAGCTGCCGGACGGATTGGATACACTGCTGGGTGACCGGGGCGTTCGCCTGTCAGGCGGGGAGCGGCAGCGTCTGGTGCTGGCACGCGCCATTATCCGCAAGCCGTCGATTCTGGTGCTCGATGAGGCGACAAGTGCGCTCGACACCGAGAACGAGCAGCGGATTCAAGAGGCGCTGGAGCGGATTAAGGCTTCCGTGACCGTCATTGTCATTGCCCACCGCCTGTCCACGATCCGTGGAGCCGATCAGATTCTGGTCATCGACCAGGGCCGGGTCATCCAACAGGGAGTCTACAGCGGCCTGGCTTCGGAGAAGGGCGGCATGTTTAGCCGGCTATTGAAGGGGCAGGAAGAAGCAAGATACACAAATGGAGACATAAGGACTCAAGCGTAA
- a CDS encoding paeninodin family lasso peptide, with protein MKKEYSKPALEVLDVKMTMAGPGVSIADAFQADPDEIVSHS; from the coding sequence ATGAAAAAGGAATACAGCAAGCCTGCATTGGAAGTGTTGGATGTGAAAATGACTATGGCTGGCCCAGGGGTATCCATTGCCGATGCGTTCCAAGCCGATCCAGATGAAATCGTTAGTCACTCCTAG
- a CDS encoding lasso peptide biosynthesis B2 protein: MMTLRRLRLLLVHDKALLALLPETLWRLMLVRIQLLFPFARTAPQLGVKSLETPSVSKASDIRRIQQITKAIRVMSRYTPWKSTCMVRAVAALKMLEKRGIESTLYMGVARDKQGQMIAHAWLRSGAHYVSGDDAMQGFVVVEKFAKVLQAE, from the coding sequence ATGATGACCCTCCGGCGGCTCCGTCTTCTGCTGGTGCATGACAAGGCGTTGCTTGCGCTGCTTCCCGAGACATTGTGGCGGCTGATGCTGGTCCGAATCCAGCTGTTGTTCCCCTTTGCCAGGACGGCCCCGCAGCTTGGGGTGAAATCCCTGGAGACTCCCTCAGTATCCAAAGCTTCCGATATTCGCCGCATCCAGCAGATTACCAAGGCGATCCGGGTGATGAGCCGCTATACTCCCTGGAAAAGCACCTGTATGGTCCGGGCGGTAGCCGCCCTGAAGATGCTGGAGAAGCGGGGCATTGAGAGTACCCTCTATATGGGGGTGGCCCGCGATAAGCAGGGACAAATGATTGCCCACGCCTGGCTGCGCAGCGGAGCCCATTATGTCTCCGGGGATGATGCTATGCAGGGCTTCGTGGTGGTGGAGAAGTTCGCGAAGGTGTTACAAGCCGAGTAA
- a CDS encoding lasso peptide biosynthesis PqqD family chaperone, with amino-acid sequence MNMNTTEVLSLDSVLVQREGNIASDMDGEKVMLNVKNGKYYNLGEVGGEIWEALASPVSIRQIAGKMQEIFEVPAELAQQDVIDFVQNLLNEDLVSIVSGP; translated from the coding sequence ATGAATATGAATACTACAGAAGTGTTGTCGCTGGATTCGGTACTGGTTCAACGGGAAGGCAATATCGCAAGTGATATGGACGGCGAGAAGGTCATGCTGAATGTGAAGAACGGCAAATACTACAACCTCGGCGAAGTCGGCGGTGAGATCTGGGAAGCATTGGCTTCACCGGTATCGATTCGGCAGATTGCCGGGAAGATGCAGGAGATCTTCGAGGTGCCCGCAGAGCTGGCGCAGCAGGATGTCATTGATTTTGTACAGAATCTGCTGAATGAGGATCTGGTCTCCATCGTTAGCGGACCATGA
- a CDS encoding aldolase codes for MAGTVQCLGYKAFGLQILSEFPLPELPRTDHPGRIGSLSVVEGHLTDRWEDIPKITPNLGIAEHEVMFMVKGTAIFSIQNGSTITVSPAAGADPDSIRLFILGSCMGVVLMQKGILALHGSSLVLDNKAYALVGRSGAGKSTLASYLMDQGHLLVSDDVIPVLVHNGHPLAVPGYPQQKLWQQSLDYLGMNSSAYRPLFQRETKFAVPVHDRFQSEPLPLAGIFELSVVQDGPVAVEAISGLDRLHTLYNHTYQKALVDPMGVREWHFGLLASFVNRLPMYRLTRPEQGFSAPQQTEMIMETIMPKVKEMNL; via the coding sequence ATGGCTGGCACAGTGCAATGCCTCGGTTATAAGGCTTTTGGCCTGCAGATCCTCAGTGAGTTCCCGTTGCCGGAACTTCCCCGTACGGATCACCCCGGAAGGATAGGGAGCCTGTCGGTAGTTGAAGGTCATCTAACGGATCGCTGGGAAGATATACCGAAGATTACGCCGAATCTGGGCATCGCGGAGCATGAAGTGATGTTCATGGTGAAGGGCACCGCTATTTTTTCCATACAGAACGGCAGTACCATTACAGTCTCTCCAGCAGCAGGCGCAGATCCGGATAGTATCCGCTTGTTCATTCTGGGCAGCTGTATGGGTGTAGTGTTGATGCAAAAAGGCATACTGGCCCTGCATGGCAGCTCGCTTGTGCTGGACAATAAGGCCTATGCGCTGGTGGGGCGTTCAGGTGCGGGTAAATCCACGCTTGCCTCCTATCTGATGGATCAGGGACATCTCCTGGTCAGTGACGACGTTATTCCCGTGTTGGTGCATAATGGACATCCATTAGCTGTTCCAGGTTATCCGCAGCAGAAGCTGTGGCAGCAGAGCCTGGACTATTTGGGAATGAATTCGTCTGCGTACCGTCCGTTATTTCAGCGGGAGACCAAGTTCGCCGTACCGGTGCATGACCGGTTCCAGAGTGAGCCGCTGCCGCTGGCCGGCATATTTGAACTGTCTGTGGTGCAGGACGGGCCGGTGGCCGTAGAGGCGATAAGCGGCTTGGACCGGCTTCATACCTTATACAATCATACTTATCAAAAAGCGCTGGTTGACCCTATGGGTGTCAGAGAATGGCACTTCGGGCTGCTGGCCTCGTTCGTGAACCGGCTGCCGATGTACCGGCTGACCCGCCCTGAGCAGGGCTTCAGTGCACCGCAGCAGACAGAAATGATTATGGAGACGATTATGCCCAAGGTGAAGGAGATGAACCTATGA